In Parabacteroides timonensis, the genomic stretch GAATCTAAGTTTTGTCCCAAAGGATGATCCGCATCCTCCCTGAAATAATCCAGATGAGGTTCCATACACGTCGAATTCCAAATAGAATTGTTCGCACCCCAAAAATAGTAACTACCCTGAAAGTAGTCACGTTTCATGACTCCCTGAAAGAACAAGCGCATATCAAAACCTTTGTAATCAGCATTAAGGTCTAATCCGAATTGAAAACGGGGCCTATTATTTCCAATTATACTTAAATCACCATGGTCATCCAATGTATTAGCACCTCCGTCTACTTTACCATCTCCATTGATATCGACATACATAATATCACCGGCTCCCCATTGGTTACCTAAAGTATTTTGACCTCCATTGGGCAAAGAGGCCAAATATGCATCCATTTCCTCTTGGCTTTTCGCAATTCCTACAGTGGTATATCCCCAAATTTCCCCCATTTTCATACCAGTCCTGTAAGTATTCAAATTTCCTGTTTCATTCGGATATCTGGTAATTTCGGTTTGTGAATCGGATAATAAAAACTTAGCCCCATATCCCAATCCATTATTCAGACGGTCATTCCAGGCAATCGACAACTCAAAACCATAGGTATTCAAGTCTGTATTATTCGTTTGGGGTACACCGGTTCCTAAAGTTACGGGTAATTCAGGTGCAGGGCCTATCATATCCAATGTCTTCCTGTTGTAATAATCGAAAGAGCCTGTTAAACGATTGTTCAGCATACCAAAGTCCAAACCGATATTCCAGGTATTCACCCTCTCCCAGGTCATACTGGAACTTACTAATCCCGGAACCGTAGCTGTATTGGGTTTAGCACCGTTGACCAGCCAGGCACCGTCAGAAGCTTTCACATCCATCAACTGATAAGTTGGATACCAACTACTGGTATTTTGATTTCCTAATTCACCGTATGAACCTCTGAGTTTAAGTGTTCCAATATATTCTGCCAGAGAAGACCAGAAGCTTTCCTGCGCTATATTCCATCCAATGGAAAAAGAAGGAAACAACTTCCAACGGTTATCTGAACGAAAACGGGATGTCCCATCATATCTCAGATTGGCCTCCACCAGATATTTTCCTAGATAATCGTAATTAATTCTTCCAAAGAACCCTGCAGTTGACCAGTGGTTATTTGCACCGTTCACTCCCGGTATAACAGATTTTCCATTCACATCTATACCCGTAGTAAGATCGATAACAGGATATCCAGGAATAATTATACCTTCCCGTTCGGCTCCAAATTCTCTGTTTTTAAATAACTCAGCTTGAAATCCCACCATTCCTTTGAAATTATGCCCAGATACCAGACTTTTCGAATACTCGGTATATGCATTCATATTCAAATAATTATCCTTATTTTGATCTTCATGCACTTGTGAGTTGTTATTGGAGGGATAAGGATTCCCGGCTACATCATGATTATACGTTTTCTGAATATCCCAATGGGTATTCCTATTCGTTATCCTATAGTTGAAATCGATAAATGTTTTCCAATCTTTTATTGGTTCCAACGCCAATTGAACTTGTTGATACAGATAATCCGTTTGCCATCTACCCCGACCTCCGTCACGTAGGTTTAAAGCCGGAGAAGGTGAGTTATATAGATAGCCATTAGGGTCATATAATGGTAACGTAGGCCATCCTTGTCTGGCTAAATCAAAAAACAAATTATCCTTTAAAAATGAAGGCCTTCCATAATCTTCCCGAATAAAGCGATTACTATAATTTAATTGTGCCCAATTCGTTATTTGTACATTAATTTTTGCGGTAGCGGTATATCTGTCGTAGGTATCCTGATTGAACTCCATTAAACCGTTCTGATCCAAATAATTTAAGGATAAATAATAGTTGACGGTTTCCCTTCCTCCCTGGACACTAAAATTATGTTCTTGTGAAAAAACCCAACTTCTATATATCGCATCATACCAATCGACATTATCATTCCCATACATATAACCATCCCCCCAATACGTAGGGTTGTTAGGGTTTTCTATGATATTAGTTGTTATTTCTCCTCTCTGGAATTCCAAAATACGTTTAATGTGGTCTTCACTAAAATGAGGAGTAGCCCCTCTGTTTATATTCCCGTCATTAAAATAAGTTGCAAACTCAAATGAATCAGCCATTTTAGGGAGTAAGACAGGATCACTCCACCTGAAACTATTATTATAATTCACAACTGTTTTTCCCTGCCGTCCTTTCTTGGTTGTTACCAGAATTACTCCGAAAGGTGCACGCGAACCATATATGGAAGATGCAGCTGCATCCTTTAGAACAGATATGTTTTCTATATCCTGCGGGTTAATGGCATTAATGTCTCCCTCCATCCCATCGATCAGTATCAGAGGGCTTCCATTTGAACCTGACCCGATCGTAGCCACACCACGGATATTAATACTGCTACGACTTTCCAGCATACCATTATTCTGCGAAATATTCAATCCGGGAACTAAACCTTGTAATGCTTGTGAAGCCGTCATAACAGGTCGTGCCTCCAGCGATTCAGAATCAATCGTTCCCACGGAACCGGTAAGATTCACTTTCTTCTGAGTACCGAAACCTACGACAACAATTTCATCCAGTGACTGTGAATCTTCTTTCAGGACAACAGAAAAAGAAGTTTGATTTCCTATCGCCATTTCCCTAGTCACATATCCAATATATGAAACTTGTATGGCCGAATGACTGGAAACCGCAATGGAAAAGTTTCCGTTTATATCTGTCACAACCCCGTTCGTAGTACCTTTCTCCACGACATTAGCCCCGATAACTGCTTCTCCCCGTTCATCGGTAACCGAACCGGTAATTATCCTTTTATCCTGCTGGGGGGACTGTGCAGATTGATGGTTAAGAATAATCATCTTGTTGTTCACCTGATAAGTTATACCGGTATTTTTCAAAATAAGTTCAAGGGTTTCAGAGATTGTTTTATTCTTTACATCTACATTCACTTTCTGATGTCTATCGACCTGATCGTTATTGTAGAAAAAATAGAAGTCGGTCTGTTGTTCTATTTTATTAAAAAGATCTCCCAGTTCAATTTCATTTTCATGAATCGTTAACTGTGTAATTTGTGCATAAGTACCTATAGCGTACGTCTGCAAAACACCAACAAAAAACAAGAGGAAGGCGATTCTCATAATAAGTGATAAAAATTTAGGAATAGGAATTCCAGGTCTGCAATTTTTCATACATTTGTTTGTTTTTAATTTGTTGCCATTAACCGGATCCTGCAAGATTACTTGGTTATTGGCTGGATTAATAAATTGAAAATTTTATGAGTCGGAAGATGGCCATATCTTCCGGCTCTTTTATTTCAGAAAGGTTAACATCAATCCTTTTCCATAGGCAATTAGATTTTATTAGTTAGACATTAAATATTATCGTGGGTTGATTTTTACACTTTTACCTATAATTTGATATTTCACAGAATAACTTTTACTGATCGATGTCAAAACATCCTCTATACTTTGTTCCGGAGTCACCCGACCTGTAAATCGTTTGTTCCTTAATGAAGCTGATATTTGAAAATCCAGATCGAAATGTTTTGCCAACAGTCCGGCAATCTTCTCCAACGTTTCATCCGTAAAACGATAGGTTCCATCTTTCCAGGCAACATAATATCCTGTATCCACAACTGTTATCTTAATATCTCCGTTCTGTCGGTTTATATTTGCCTGTTGGCCGGGAATAAGAACTTTTGAAATACATTTCCCTTCGATATTCTTATAATTCAAATTGACTCCCCCTGTAATCAAAGTCACTAGAGACTCCTCTTCCGAAAAGGAATCTACAAAAAACTCCGTACCGGTCACTTCTACCTCAACCTCTCCTATCTGTACAACAAATGGTTTTTCCTTATTTTTCTGAATATCAAAATAGGCTTTCCCTTCCAGAGCTATGATACGTTTTTGTCCATTAAATTCTTCCGGATAAGTTATCTTTGTGTGCTCGTTGATCCAGACTTCCGATTGATCAGGCAAAAGAATCGATTGTACACCTGTTCGATTGTATACTACATTCTGAACAAGTACACTCTGATCCGGAACTTTTTCCTTTACCGGAAGATTTATCCATGCAGCAGAAGCTATTATTATCCCAATAAACATAGCTGCCGCATAACGTAACCAAATAAATGATTTCCTCTTTGGCGGAACAATAGATAATGATCGTTTCATTATTTCCGCTGAAACTTTTTCCCAACCTTTATTAATAGTTTCTTTGGATAGTTCCGTGCGCAAACTCCATATTTCCTCCAGTTGATAATAGTATTCCACGTTTTTACGATCCTCCTTTAACCATTGGTTAAGCGTATTCAGTTCAGCCTCCGTTGCTGTTTTTCGGATCGATCGGATAATTATGTCTTGAGGTATAGATGTCATCTTTTAATGTTTTAAGTGTCATTCTATAGATAAGACAAGATGCTGCGAGAATTTACTTAAAAGAAAAACAAAAAAAACAAACTTTTTTTCCCATCTGCCGTCAATCGGCTACGTAATGTTTTCAAACCTAAGTATAATTGATGTTCTACTGTACGAATAGAGATATTCAGAATTTCCGCTATCTCAGCGTTTCTCTTTTCTTCAAAATAAGCCATCTTAAAGATTTGCCGACATTTTTCCGGCAATTCTTCTATTTGATTGTAAATATGTTGTATGTCTTCTTTGTCAATAATTTTTTTCTCATAAGATTCATAATAATCAAGGCCTAATATACGGTTTTCCAATTCGATCGACTGTATATAATTATCCTTTACCTGTTCCCGCCTGAGAATATTCAGGCATCTGTTCCGCACAGCCATAAACAAATAAGAACAGGAAGGCATCTCTTTATAGGTATCTAGATTGTCCCACACTTCCAGAAAGACATCCTGTATGATATCTTCGGCTATCGCAGAGGATACAAAACGTTGGGCAAAAAACATCAGAGATGATACATTTGCCTCATAGTAACGCTTGAAAGAAAGAAGATTATTTTCTTTTGTCGAATCTTTCATCAACATATTTTATTCCCAATTGAACAACATGTTTAGTGAGACAAAAGTAAGAATAAAAAGTGAGAATGAGAAAATGTATCAGGTACGAAACATTATGAGAAGTATTAAGTAATAAGTAATAAGTATGGAGCAAAAAAAAGGCTATCCATCACGGACAGCCAATCTTCATTGTTAACCTTAAATCTAATACCATGAAAAACACAGTGCAAATTTAGTGCTTTTATGTTATACAGCATAACATTTGCAAGAAAAATGCATTCCATTAACATTATTTACCTAAAACATATTCTAAAACATGCGAAAACAGCCATTCATTATTAGAAACTTTCTTATTCGTTACACAAAAAATGAAGGGGATACCCGAAACCGGACATCCCCTCTCATCACCAAGCCTCTTATATTTATTATTTATCGAAACGCTCTTTCAGCTTTGTAATCATATCACGGGTCATCGTATCCAGATCATAAGTCGGTTTCCAATCCCACTCTGTACGAGCACAAGTATCGTCCAGTGAGTTAGGCCATGACTCAGCAATTGCCTGACGCAACGGATCCACATTATATTCCATCTGGAAGTCAGGAATATATTTACGAATGTTACTTGCAATAATTTCCGGATCGAAGCTCATAGAAGCAATATTGAATGAATTACGGTGTACCAAACGAGTGGGATCAGCTTCCATGATCTGGATAGCTGCATGCAATGCATCCGGCATATACATCATATCCATGAATGTTCCGGCAGCGATCGGACATACGAACTTCTCGCCTTTGACTGCAGAATAATAAATATCAACAGCATAGTCAGTCGTACCACCACCCGGAGGAGTTACATAAGAAATCAATCCCGGGAAACGAACCGAACGGGTATCGACACCGAAACGAATATTATAATAATCGCTCAGCAACTCGCCGGAAACTTTTGTTACACCGTACATTGTACGCGGGTTGCGAATTGTATCCTGCGGAGTTTTGTCTTTCGGAGTATTGTTACCAAATACACCGATTGAGCTCGGAGTAAATACAGCACAATGCATCTCACGTGCTACTTCCAACACATTGAACAAACCACCCATGCCGATCTTCCACGCTAACTGGGGTTTTGCTTCTGCTACCGCCGAAAGTAAAGCTGCCAGGTTATAAATCGTATCGATCTTATATTTAGAAACTGTCTCAGCAATCTGCTGTTCATTTGTTATGTCAACAATAGCAGAAGGTCCCGATTCCAGCAGCTCTCCTTTAGGTTCTGCACCGGAAATATAACCTGCCACGATGTCGCCATCATAACGTTTTCTCAACTCCATGGTTAACTCTGAGCCGATCTGACCGGTAGAACCAATAATTAATACATTCTTCATTGCGTTTTATTGTCTTTTTAAGTTTTTTCCGCGGCAAAGGTATAGAGAATAAAATTGTTCCTGCATTATTTTCTTGTGTTTTTTAATACCAAAATTCAAAAAAAAATATGACCTTTGCTTCATCAGTTGACAGTTGACTATTAACAGTTGGCAGCTTACATTAATAAAAAGCTTCAAACTGTAACTTGTCTGCATCAACTATAAACAATTTCGTCTACTTGATTCAAAAATACTAACAAAAAACAATGTTATGTACGGTAAACTGAAAGAATTCCTTACACAGGAACTGGCAAATATTAAAGCTGCCGGATTGTACAAAAATGAGCGTATTATTACTACGCCTCAAAGAGCCGACATTAAAGTAAATGCCGGAAGTGATGTTTTAAACTTCTGTGCCAACAATTACCTTGGTCTGTCAGACAACCAACGTCTGATCAAAGCTGCAAAAGATGCTATGGATACTCACGGATACGGAATGTCGTCCGTTCGTTTCATCTGCGGAACTCAGGATTTGCACAAACAATTGGAAGCTGCTATTTCCGATTATTTCAAAACGGAAGATACTATTCTGTATGCCGCTTGTTTCGACGCAAACGGTGGTTTGTTCGAACCGTTGTTCGGCGAAGAAGATGCTATCATCTCCGACTCACTGAACCACGCTTCTATCATCGACGGTGTACGTTTGTGTAAAGCAAAACGTTATCGTTATGCAAATGCCGATATGGCTGATCTGGAACGTTGTCTGCAGGAAGCTCAGGCTCAACGTCACCGCATCATTGCAACAGACGGCGTGTTCTCTATGGACGGCAATGTTGCTCCGATGGATAAGATCTGCGAATTGGCAGAAAAATATGATGCACTGGTAATGGTTGACGAATCTCACTCTGCGGGTGTTGTCGGTCCGACTGGCCACGGTGTGGCAGAACAATATAATGTATATGGCAAAGTAGATATCTTTACAGGTACGTTAGGAAAAGCATTCGGTGGTGCAATGGGTGGTTTCACTACAGGTAAAAAAGAAATTATCGACATGCTTCGCCAGCGCTCACGTCCTTATCTGTTCTCTAACTCGGTAGCACCTGCTATTGTCGGAGCTAGTCTGGAAATGTTCAAGATGCTGAAAGAAAGCGATGCACTGCATACCAAGTTGATGGGTAACGTGGCTTATTTCCGCGATAAGATGCTGGCTGCCGGCTTCGATATCAAACCGACTCAGTCTGCTATCTGCGCAGTTATGTTGTACGATGCTAAATTATCTCAGGATTTCGCTGCCAAGATGCAGGAAGAAGGAATCTATGTAACTGGATTCTATTATCCGGTAGTTCCGAAAGAACAGGCACGTATCCGTGTTCAACTGTCAGCCGGACATGAAAAAGAACATCTGGACAAGGCGATCGCTGCATTTATCAAGGTTGGTAAAGAACTGAATGTGATTAAATAAATGAACATTTTTCTATAAATAAAAGAGAAGCGGAACATATTTGTTACCGCTTCTTCTCTTTCAAAACAAACCATTAACCTTTAATAATTATTATCTTCCTCGCCATCTACGAGATTATTCAATTCAAACTCCAGACTTACCAGGTCCTTTTTCCATGATTTCAGGATATGGGACGGTGTCTCCTTTGGAGGGTTGTCTATTTTCGTCTGGATATTGGATATCTCCAGTTCCAATCTTTCGCGCCTGTTCATATCTATTTTTTATTTATCACTTGTTTAACAATCACTCAATTAATAAACAACTGCAATTGCCAATATGTTCATCAAAAACTGTCTGTACGACGTAAATTTTAAGCGTTCCGCAATAGCCCTATTTATTATGGGGAGCCACTTCGATAAGATGGAAAGATTTCATATCTTTGCATACCGAAAACAATTGACAATATAATATTTATATGCAACTTAGTAATTATCACAGTCATTGCACATTCTGTGATGGGCGTAGTACTCCTGAAGATTTTGTAAAGTTCGCTATATCGCATGGATTCCGGGCGTACGGTTTTTCCTCACACTCTCCCCTGCCCTTCGAAACTTTCTGGAATATGTCAAAAGATGATATGCCTGAATATCTGGCGGAGATAAGCCGGTTGAAAGAGAAATATGCAGACCGGCTGGAAATATATACATCCCTGGAAATCGATTACCTGGATGAGACTTATAATCCTTCCATCGCCTATTTTCAGGAACTACCGTTAGATTATCGAATCGGCTCCATTCATTTCCTGCCTTTATCGGAACATCTGAGTGAAGACAATATGGTATGTATAGACGGGCCTTTTTCCGATTACAAAGATTCGGTAGACCGTTATTTCGAAGGTGACATCAGCAAACTGGTTGCCCGCTATTTCGACTCTACATTAAAAATGATCGAAGCCGGTGGTTTCGACATCGTGGGACATATGGACAAGATCTATATGAACGGACACAAATGCAAGGATTTCTCTTTTGATGCGGATTGGTACCAGGCTCCATTCAGAGCAACCCTCGACCTGATAGCTCAAAAAGGATTAATGGTTGAAGTCAATACCAAGAATCTGGTAAAAAAGCAACAAATATTCCCACGCAAAGAATATATCGGCCTGTTGAAAGAGATGAATATACCGGTAATGGTCAATTCAGACTGCCATTATCCCGATCTGGTAAATGACGGACGCGAAGAAGCATTTAATATACTGAAAGAACTCGGTTTCAAGACTACCCGCGAGCTGGTAAAAGGTAGTTGGCAGGACGTTGCAATATAAATCAAAACATTATTAGGGAACACAGACGACGCAGACAAGCGCAGAGTCTGCGTTCCTTAATCTCGACTTTCGTCACAACCTTATTTTTTTCTCTTATACAAAAAGGATTGCCATCGCTCCTCGGTATGATCCTGGCGGAACATCTCGTACCGTGCCATCGTAAAGAGTAGATCGGACAAGCGATTGGTAAATTGAAGGATAATCTCTTCAACGGGATCTTGCCTGTTCAACGTCCACAAACGACGTTCAGCACGACGGACAATCGTACGGGCCAGTTGCAGATGGGCGGAGATCAATGTTCCTCCCGGAAGGATGAAAAATCCGTTATCTTCCATCTGCGCGGTCAGGGTATCGATCTGCTGTTCGCAGAAAGACACCAGGTCTTCCGAAAGACTGTTCGGATTCTTATCACGGATAGCCGACGGGGTCGCTACATGCGACATAACCACCATCAGTTCCCGTTGTATCTTACCCAAGACATCCTGCCATTCATGTTCAGGAGGCAATAAAGCCCGCACAATACCGATTTGTGCATTTACTTCATCGAGTGTACCGTTCGCTTCGATACGAATATCATCTTTGTCTACCCGTTCGCCGCCGTGGATACCGGTACGGCCTTTATCTCCTCCTCTGGTATAAATTTTCATCTTACTTCTTCGTTGTATCTTTCTTTTCTTCTTTTTCTTCCGGATGGATGATTCCTTTTACAGTATCACCGATAGGCAATTTATCCAATACGCCCAGACTCGGAGCCACTGTTTTAACTAACTGATTCAGGAAATTACCGGTTGTACCCTGACCACCGTCAAAGACAGTAATATCACCCAGCTGCATATGTTCGAATGCTTTCACCTGCTCACCAGCTATTTCTTTCCACTGATCCACCATCTTATACTGGATAGCGATAGCCGGATTCGATTCGGCAGCCTCAACCATCGCCTTGAAACCATCGGCTTCGGCAAGCAACGATTTCTTTTTACCTTCGGCTTCGGCTTCCAGTTTCATCTGAATCGCACGAGCTTCGGCTTCGGCCTGTGCCAATGTTGCCTTTGCTTTCGCTTCAGCTTCACGGATCATCTTTTCGGCAACCGCTTCAGCTTGCAGGATCGCTTCCTGACGGGCAATCTCGGCCGGCACGATCTTTTGTGCTTTCAGGGCAGATTCTACCTTTTTGGCTTTCGCTTCTTCTACCTCACGTTGTGCAATTTCGCGGGCAGCCTGTACAGAGGCTTCCGATTTGGCTGCTGCTTCACCGGCCTGTTTATTGGCTTCCGCCTGAGTTACGGCAAGTTCGGCATCCGACTTCGCCACTTCCTTGTTTGCTTCGTTTCGTCCTACGGCAGCTTTTCTTCCGGCATCGGCTTTCTTGATTTCCATATCGGAATTTAATTCTGCCACGCGGCTTTCCTTATCAGTGTTCGCTCTTTCGATATTGATATTCTTATCGGCTTCGGCACGGGCAACCTGCGATTCCTTTTCTGCATTGGCTACGGCAACCTGTGCGATACGCTCCTTATCGGCATTAGCCACAGAAATTTCCTGTTGTTTCTTGGTTTCAGCAATTGCAATATCCTGATCTTTGCGTGTCTCGGCAACAGTAGTTTCACGTTCACGAATCTGGTTGGCAATCTTGATGGCACCCAGCTTTTCCTGTTCTTCGATATTTGCCTGGGCTTCGTTCAAAGCCTTGCTTTCCGCTTCTTTACCGAGGTTGACGATATAGTTGGCGGCATCACGGATATCACTGATGTTGATGTTCATCAGGTAAAGACCGAATTTACGCAGCTCCGTATCGATATTGTCGCGTACCTTAGACAGGAATTTATCACGGTCGGAGTTCAGTTCCTCGATTGTCATGTCGGCGATAACCAGACGCATCTGACCGTACACAACATCGGTAATAAGATTCTGTTTATCTTCCGGTTGCAACCCCAACAGACGTTCGGCTGCATTCTGCATCACTTCGGGGTCGGTACTGATCGCCACCGTAATGGTTGTCGGAACATCCACACGGATATTTTGGGCAGACAAGGCTCCGGTCAGTTTGCAGTCTATCTGAAGAGGTTTCATGGAAAGGAACTCATACCCCTGAATGATAGGCCAAACGAAAGCGGCACCACCATGATAAAGTTTAGCGGATTTCTCACCGGATGTCTTACCATACACTACCAGCACTTCATCACTCTTACATTTACGATACCGGGATAATATTCCGATAAAAGAAAGGATGACAACCACTACCAAAATGGCTACCATAATTAACATTTCCTGTGTCATAACTTAATCCTTGAGTTTGTTATTGTATATAAATTGTTCCTGATTCTACTTTGCAGATAATCGTACGGTCTCCGGTCTGATACTTCTTTCCTTCCAGGGAACGAACTTCCACCTCACGCAAGGCTCCATTCTGAGCTACCTGCACGAAATAGCGAACACCGTCTTGTGCATAAATCGAACATTCACGACCTACAAGGGCTTCCGTCTTCTCCGGTTTATTCTCTTTCTGAAGCTG encodes the following:
- a CDS encoding TonB-dependent receptor — protein: MKNCRPGIPIPKFLSLIMRIAFLLFFVGVLQTYAIGTYAQITQLTIHENEIELGDLFNKIEQQTDFYFFYNNDQVDRHQKVNVDVKNKTISETLELILKNTGITYQVNNKMIILNHQSAQSPQQDKRIITGSVTDERGEAVIGANVVEKGTTNGVVTDINGNFSIAVSSHSAIQVSYIGYVTREMAIGNQTSFSVVLKEDSQSLDEIVVVGFGTQKKVNLTGSVGTIDSESLEARPVMTASQALQGLVPGLNISQNNGMLESRSSINIRGVATIGSGSNGSPLILIDGMEGDINAINPQDIENISVLKDAAASSIYGSRAPFGVILVTTKKGRQGKTVVNYNNSFRWSDPVLLPKMADSFEFATYFNDGNINRGATPHFSEDHIKRILEFQRGEITTNIIENPNNPTYWGDGYMYGNDNVDWYDAIYRSWVFSQEHNFSVQGGRETVNYYLSLNYLDQNGLMEFNQDTYDRYTATAKINVQITNWAQLNYSNRFIREDYGRPSFLKDNLFFDLARQGWPTLPLYDPNGYLYNSPSPALNLRDGGRGRWQTDYLYQQVQLALEPIKDWKTFIDFNYRITNRNTHWDIQKTYNHDVAGNPYPSNNNSQVHEDQNKDNYLNMNAYTEYSKSLVSGHNFKGMVGFQAELFKNREFGAEREGIIIPGYPVIDLTTGIDVNGKSVIPGVNGANNHWSTAGFFGRINYDYLGKYLVEANLRYDGTSRFRSDNRWKLFPSFSIGWNIAQESFWSSLAEYIGTLKLRGSYGELGNQNTSSWYPTYQLMDVKASDGAWLVNGAKPNTATVPGLVSSSMTWERVNTWNIGLDFGMLNNRLTGSFDYYNRKTLDMIGPAPELPVTLGTGVPQTNNTDLNTYGFELSIAWNDRLNNGLGYGAKFLLSDSQTEITRYPNETGNLNTYRTGMKMGEIWGYTTVGIAKSQEEMDAYLASLPNGGQNTLGNQWGAGDIMYVDINGDGKVDGGANTLDDHGDLSIIGNNRPRFQFGLDLNADYKGFDMRLFFQGVMKRDYFQGSYYFWGANNSIWNSTCMEPHLDYFREDADHPLGQNLDSYFPRPVFYSTRNQHTQTRYLQNAAYIRLKNIQLGYTLPNSLTDKLKISKLRFYVSGENLWTGTKLIDVFDPETIDGGWENNGNAYPLSKTISVGLSLNF
- a CDS encoding FecR family protein codes for the protein MTSIPQDIIIRSIRKTATEAELNTLNQWLKEDRKNVEYYYQLEEIWSLRTELSKETINKGWEKVSAEIMKRSLSIVPPKRKSFIWLRYAAAMFIGIIIASAAWINLPVKEKVPDQSVLVQNVVYNRTGVQSILLPDQSEVWINEHTKITYPEEFNGQKRIIALEGKAYFDIQKNKEKPFVVQIGEVEVEVTGTEFFVDSFSEEESLVTLITGGVNLNYKNIEGKCISKVLIPGQQANINRQNGDIKITVVDTGYYVAWKDGTYRFTDETLEKIAGLLAKHFDLDFQISASLRNKRFTGRVTPEQSIEDVLTSISKSYSVKYQIIGKSVKINPR
- a CDS encoding RNA polymerase sigma-70 factor, whose protein sequence is MKDSTKENNLLSFKRYYEANVSSLMFFAQRFVSSAIAEDIIQDVFLEVWDNLDTYKEMPSCSYLFMAVRNRCLNILRREQVKDNYIQSIELENRILGLDYYESYEKKIIDKEDIQHIYNQIEELPEKCRQIFKMAYFEEKRNAEIAEILNISIRTVEHQLYLGLKTLRSRLTADGKKSLFFLFFF
- a CDS encoding NAD-dependent epimerase/dehydratase family protein, producing the protein MKNVLIIGSTGQIGSELTMELRKRYDGDIVAGYISGAEPKGELLESGPSAIVDITNEQQIAETVSKYKIDTIYNLAALLSAVAEAKPQLAWKIGMGGLFNVLEVAREMHCAVFTPSSIGVFGNNTPKDKTPQDTIRNPRTMYGVTKVSGELLSDYYNIRFGVDTRSVRFPGLISYVTPPGGGTTDYAVDIYYSAVKGEKFVCPIAAGTFMDMMYMPDALHAAIQIMEADPTRLVHRNSFNIASMSFDPEIIASNIRKYIPDFQMEYNVDPLRQAIAESWPNSLDDTCARTEWDWKPTYDLDTMTRDMITKLKERFDK
- the kbl gene encoding glycine C-acetyltransferase — its product is MYGKLKEFLTQELANIKAAGLYKNERIITTPQRADIKVNAGSDVLNFCANNYLGLSDNQRLIKAAKDAMDTHGYGMSSVRFICGTQDLHKQLEAAISDYFKTEDTILYAACFDANGGLFEPLFGEEDAIISDSLNHASIIDGVRLCKAKRYRYANADMADLERCLQEAQAQRHRIIATDGVFSMDGNVAPMDKICELAEKYDALVMVDESHSAGVVGPTGHGVAEQYNVYGKVDIFTGTLGKAFGGAMGGFTTGKKEIIDMLRQRSRPYLFSNSVAPAIVGASLEMFKMLKESDALHTKLMGNVAYFRDKMLAAGFDIKPTQSAICAVMLYDAKLSQDFAAKMQEEGIYVTGFYYPVVPKEQARIRVQLSAGHEKEHLDKAIAAFIKVGKELNVIK
- a CDS encoding histidinol-phosphatase; the encoded protein is MQLSNYHSHCTFCDGRSTPEDFVKFAISHGFRAYGFSSHSPLPFETFWNMSKDDMPEYLAEISRLKEKYADRLEIYTSLEIDYLDETYNPSIAYFQELPLDYRIGSIHFLPLSEHLSEDNMVCIDGPFSDYKDSVDRYFEGDISKLVARYFDSTLKMIEAGGFDIVGHMDKIYMNGHKCKDFSFDADWYQAPFRATLDLIAQKGLMVEVNTKNLVKKQQIFPRKEYIGLLKEMNIPVMVNSDCHYPDLVNDGREEAFNILKELGFKTTRELVKGSWQDVAI
- a CDS encoding cob(I)yrinic acid a,c-diamide adenosyltransferase, which translates into the protein MKIYTRGGDKGRTGIHGGERVDKDDIRIEANGTLDEVNAQIGIVRALLPPEHEWQDVLGKIQRELMVVMSHVATPSAIRDKNPNSLSEDLVSFCEQQIDTLTAQMEDNGFFILPGGTLISAHLQLARTIVRRAERRLWTLNRQDPVEEIILQFTNRLSDLLFTMARYEMFRQDHTEERWQSFLYKRKK
- a CDS encoding flotillin family protein, with the protein product MTQEMLIMVAILVVVVILSFIGILSRYRKCKSDEVLVVYGKTSGEKSAKLYHGGAAFVWPIIQGYEFLSMKPLQIDCKLTGALSAQNIRVDVPTTITVAISTDPEVMQNAAERLLGLQPEDKQNLITDVVYGQMRLVIADMTIEELNSDRDKFLSKVRDNIDTELRKFGLYLMNINISDIRDAANYIVNLGKEAESKALNEAQANIEEQEKLGAIKIANQIRERETTVAETRKDQDIAIAETKKQQEISVANADKERIAQVAVANAEKESQVARAEADKNINIERANTDKESRVAELNSDMEIKKADAGRKAAVGRNEANKEVAKSDAELAVTQAEANKQAGEAAAKSEASVQAAREIAQREVEEAKAKKVESALKAQKIVPAEIARQEAILQAEAVAEKMIREAEAKAKATLAQAEAEARAIQMKLEAEAEGKKKSLLAEADGFKAMVEAAESNPAIAIQYKMVDQWKEIAGEQVKAFEHMQLGDITVFDGGQGTTGNFLNQLVKTVAPSLGVLDKLPIGDTVKGIIHPEEKEEKKDTTKK